Genomic segment of Methanolobus mangrovi:
CTTTCGCAAACTTCCCTGACCTGCTCCTTAACGTTTACATCTGCAACTTCCATACGAATGCTACCGACGTATACGGCAAGTTCTATTGTCTGACCTGCAACCTCTATGATCTTGTTCCCTGAATGCTGCACAGGTAGACCCTTTGCAGGTCCGTAAGGAACGGTCTGAGGAAGCCTTGGACCATGAACGAACAGTCTTATTATACCTTCAAGATCTGCGATCTCATTAAGTAAAGACTGAGCAGTTTCAGGTTTCAGCAGTCTTGAGGGGAATATTTCAAGCTGCACATTGTTTACGTCTGAACAAGCTTCGGACATTTTTGTTACCTTTATGATTATCTGTGATATTTAAGGAGGGGAGTTGTGTCTTAGAGAGCTCCTGCAACTGCCTTGATTGGCTCCTTGAACTCTGGAATTGATCCAAACACGTTACCGACAAGTGTGGATGTCTTCTCGATGGTGGTCATCTGTGTGCCTGCGTCAAGTGAGACTGCTGCACATACACAAGGAATTGCGAAACCTCTGGAGTGCCTGGTTACAACGTGGTTACCGTTGAAGATACCTGGTCCACCGCCACCATAGATGGAGTGACTGAAGAATGAGAATCCTACTGCAGTACCCTGTGCCCTACCCATGTCACAGCCTGGAAGACCTGTTTCCTTCTCAAGTATGTCATTGTAGTAGAGGATGGTTGATGATACGTTCTGAGCTGCCCTACCTGCTGCACAGTTTACCATGGTTGCTGCAAGCTGACCTGCTGCTGCACATGCATTCCACATGGAAACATCGTTTGCCTTGTAGAAGTTGTATCCGGATGGAGCTGTCTTGTCGACTGAGATGATACCTGCTTCAAGAGCTCTGTCAACTGTGGACTGAATTACAGTACCGATTGTACCGTTCTTACCGTTCTCCTTTACGATGTCGTAAACGTAGTTGCCTGCGTTGAGACCCTGGTATGCAAGACCGAGTAACTGGTGTCTCTCGAATGGTCCTACAGCGTTACCCATCTCGTACATACCTACCTGTTCGAAGATGGATGAAAGTGCTGCTGCATTAATTGCCTTCTTACCGGTAATTGCTGCTACGTGGTTTGTTGTGATGTTCCTCAGGGAGTAACCAAGACCTTCGTTGTTCTGTGGAATGCTGAGAATGGATGCGATGTTTGCGCCTTTCATGTCCATTGTCTGTGGGTAGCTTCCCCATACAGCGGACTTTACGATTGGTGCATCGAACATGTCAGTGTTGAAC
This window contains:
- the mcrD gene encoding methyl-coenzyme M reductase operon protein D, with the protein product MSEACSDVNNVQLEIFPSRLLKPETAQSLLNEIADLEGIIRLFVHGPRLPQTVPYGPAKGLPVQHSGNKIIEVAGQTIELAVYVGSIRMEVADVNVKEQVREVCESILSIPFEFREGHFIPTRQTVTDYAKRGAGADPMMIGMTDPKGKLKDNPVCILKPGNREE
- the mcrB gene encoding coenzyme-B sulfoethylthiotransferase subunit beta, whose translation is MSDKIDIYDDRGKLLESGVDLMDIAPTRNAAIQNIIKDTKRTVAVNLAGIEKALKTGAMGGAKKQILGRELNYDIVGNSGAILDAVEKLIKVREDDDTNVKELGGGKQLLVQIPSVRTLIGADFVSASTVTGAAVVQTIIDMFNTDMFDAPIVKSAVWGSYPQTMDMKGANIASILSIPQNNEGLGYSLRNITTNHVAAITGKKAINAAALSSIFEQVGMYEMGNAVGPFERHQLLGLAYQGLNAGNYVYDIVKENGKNGTIGTVIQSTVDRALEAGIISVDKTAPSGYNFYKANDVSMWNACAAAGQLAATMVNCAAGRAAQNVSSTILYYNDILEKETGLPGCDMGRAQGTAVGFSFFSHSIYGGGGPGIFNGNHVVTRHSRGFAIPCVCAAVSLDAGTQMTTIEKTSTLVGNVFGSIPEFKEPIKAVAGAL